Proteins from a single region of Oikeobacillus pervagus:
- the metC gene encoding cystathionine beta-lyase, with amino-acid sequence MTHQSYTFQTQLLHNQHKFDKETGGVSVPIQLASTFHQPDFDQFGKYDYSRSGNPTREALEEMISQLEGGVKGFAFSSGIAAISTAFLLLSKGDHVLVTEDVYGGTYRMINTVLNRFGIEHTFVDMTDLDTVASNIQENTKVIYMETPSNPLLKVTDIQGVAKLAKANGCLTFLDNTFLTPALQRPLDLGVDLVLHSATKFLAGHSDVLAGLAVAKDEGLAQQLYGLQNAFGAVLGAHDSWLVLRGLKTLHVRLKQSSESATKIANYLNNHSKVDEVFYPGLSTHPGHSIQTRQAEGPGAVLSFSLRNEEAVRNFIQHVRIPVYAVSLGAVESILSYPAKMSHAAMPEAERKKRGISNGLLRLSVGLENVDELIKDFEQAFIHVPESSVIV; translated from the coding sequence ATGACTCATCAATCGTATACATTTCAAACTCAATTGCTTCATAACCAACATAAATTTGACAAGGAAACAGGAGGGGTAAGTGTTCCAATCCAGCTTGCTTCTACATTTCATCAGCCAGATTTTGATCAGTTTGGAAAGTATGATTATAGCCGATCGGGAAATCCGACAAGAGAGGCATTGGAAGAAATGATTAGCCAACTTGAGGGAGGGGTTAAAGGATTTGCTTTCTCATCTGGAATTGCAGCAATTTCTACGGCATTTCTTCTTCTTTCAAAGGGTGATCATGTACTTGTTACCGAAGATGTTTATGGTGGAACGTACCGGATGATTAACACTGTGTTGAATCGTTTCGGAATTGAACATACATTTGTCGATATGACGGATTTGGACACAGTTGCTTCAAATATTCAAGAAAATACAAAAGTGATTTACATGGAAACACCGTCGAATCCACTGCTCAAAGTGACCGATATACAGGGGGTCGCCAAATTAGCGAAAGCCAATGGATGTCTCACCTTTTTAGATAATACCTTTTTAACGCCTGCCTTACAGCGACCGCTAGACTTAGGGGTAGATCTTGTTCTTCATAGTGCGACGAAATTTTTGGCGGGGCATAGTGACGTACTTGCTGGATTGGCCGTTGCGAAGGATGAAGGATTAGCCCAACAATTATACGGATTACAAAATGCCTTCGGAGCAGTATTAGGAGCTCATGATTCATGGCTTGTTCTTCGGGGATTGAAGACACTTCACGTACGATTGAAACAATCATCAGAGTCTGCAACGAAAATAGCGAACTATCTAAACAACCATTCAAAAGTAGATGAAGTGTTTTATCCTGGACTATCCACTCATCCTGGACATTCCATTCAAACGCGGCAAGCAGAAGGACCTGGGGCTGTTCTATCGTTTTCATTAAGAAATGAGGAAGCTGTAAGAAACTTTATTCAACACGTTCGAATTCCTGTTTATGCTGTTAGTTTGGGGGCGGTAGAGTCGATCCTATCCTATCCCGCTAAAATGAGTCATGCTGCAATGCCAGAAGCTGAAAGAAAGAAAAGAGGAATTTCTAACGGACTATTAAGATTGTCAGTAGGTCTTGAAAATGTCGATGAATTAATAAAGGATTTTGAACAGGCATTCATTCATGTTCCGGAATCCTCAGTAATTGTATAA
- a CDS encoding M42 family metallopeptidase encodes MTYPNTKETMNLIQQLTSIPSPTGNTYKVIRFVESYLKETGYEMKRNNKGGLLITIPGENEKRQRFLTAHVDTLGAMVKEIKKNGRLKLSMIGGFKWNSVEGEYCQIETSSGKLFSGTILMHQTSVHVYKEAGDAKRNEENIEVRIDEVVKNAEDVRALGIEVGDFVSFHPRVEISDSGFIKSRHLDDKASVAILLQLIKRIKEEKIRLPFTTHFLISNNEEIGYGGNSNIPVETVEYLAVDMGALGDGQASDEYTVSICAKDSSGPYHLGLRKHLIQLAEENNIDYKVDIYPYYGSDASAAIRAGNDIIHGLVGPGIDASHAFERTHESSLHHTEKLLYAYVQSKAVEC; translated from the coding sequence ATGACATATCCAAATACGAAAGAAACGATGAATTTAATCCAACAACTAACATCAATTCCAAGCCCAACTGGAAATACATATAAGGTCATTCGCTTCGTGGAATCCTATTTGAAAGAAACAGGATATGAAATGAAGAGGAATAATAAGGGGGGATTACTCATCACGATCCCCGGTGAAAATGAAAAACGCCAACGTTTTTTAACGGCACATGTTGATACATTGGGGGCTATGGTGAAGGAGATTAAAAAAAATGGCCGATTGAAATTATCCATGATTGGGGGATTTAAGTGGAATTCAGTTGAAGGGGAGTATTGCCAAATTGAAACGAGCTCCGGAAAGTTATTTTCAGGAACAATCTTAATGCATCAAACCTCTGTTCATGTCTATAAAGAGGCAGGGGATGCAAAAAGAAATGAGGAGAATATTGAAGTTCGCATTGATGAAGTGGTCAAAAATGCCGAAGATGTTCGTGCTCTTGGAATCGAAGTAGGAGACTTTGTTTCTTTTCATCCTCGAGTAGAAATATCGGACAGTGGGTTTATCAAATCTCGTCATCTTGATGACAAAGCAAGTGTTGCCATTTTGCTTCAATTAATTAAAAGAATAAAAGAAGAAAAGATTCGTTTGCCTTTTACAACCCATTTTTTAATTTCAAATAATGAGGAAATCGGATATGGAGGAAATTCCAATATTCCTGTTGAAACGGTTGAATATTTAGCAGTTGATATGGGAGCGTTAGGAGATGGGCAAGCATCAGATGAGTACACAGTTTCAATTTGCGCAAAAGACTCAAGTGGCCCATATCATTTGGGGTTACGAAAACATTTGATTCAATTAGCCGAAGAAAATAACATTGATTATAAAGTAGATATTTATCCTTATTACGGTTCAGATGCCTCAGCAGCTATTCGAGCTGGAAATGACATTATTCATGGATTAGTAGGTCCTGGAATTGATGCTTCTCATGCATTTGAACGGACACATGAATCCTCATTACACCATACTGAAAAACTTCTCTATGCATACGTACAATCAAAGGCAGTTGAATGTTAA
- a CDS encoding methionine biosynthesis PLP-dependent protein has product MGFKDIQTKLTQIGNRSENITGTVNPPVYFSTAYRHEGIGVSTGYDYVRSGNPTRDILEKAIADLEHGDAGFAFSSGMAAIQTVLSLFDSGDEFIVSADLYGGTYRLFERGWKKYGLSFVYDDFQDLTKTREKITNQTKAIFVESPTNPMMQEVNLDEVAHVAREEGVLLIVDNTFYTPFIQQPIFSGADIVIHSATKYLGGHNDVLAGLVVTKGEELSAKLKEYQNSIGAVLSPFDSWLLIRGMKTLGLRMVQHEKNAQKISEFLRCCDDVKDVLYPGRGGMLSFRLQKEEWVNPFLQNLQLITFAESLGGVESFITYPATQTHMDMPYEVRLANGVCNRLLRFSVGTEGTEDLIRDLQNAFKKMKE; this is encoded by the coding sequence ATGGGTTTTAAAGACATTCAAACAAAGTTAACTCAGATTGGAAACAGAAGTGAAAACATTACGGGAACCGTCAATCCACCTGTTTACTTTTCTACTGCTTATCGACATGAAGGGATTGGGGTGTCGACGGGCTATGATTATGTTCGAAGTGGAAATCCAACTAGAGACATTTTAGAAAAGGCCATTGCCGATTTAGAACATGGAGATGCTGGCTTTGCATTTAGCTCAGGAATGGCGGCGATTCAAACGGTTCTTTCATTATTCGATTCTGGTGATGAATTTATCGTATCAGCGGATCTTTATGGTGGAACGTACCGCCTTTTTGAACGGGGATGGAAAAAATATGGACTATCTTTTGTCTATGATGATTTTCAAGATTTAACTAAGACAAGGGAGAAGATCACAAACCAAACGAAAGCTATTTTTGTTGAATCTCCGACTAATCCGATGATGCAAGAAGTGAACTTAGATGAGGTCGCTCATGTAGCAAGAGAAGAGGGGGTGTTATTGATTGTGGATAATACATTTTATACTCCTTTTATTCAGCAGCCTATTTTTTCAGGAGCTGACATTGTGATTCATAGTGCAACAAAGTATTTAGGGGGACATAATGATGTGCTTGCGGGACTTGTCGTTACTAAAGGGGAAGAACTTTCGGCCAAACTAAAAGAATATCAAAATTCAATTGGTGCAGTATTATCTCCATTTGATTCGTGGCTTCTTATTCGTGGAATGAAGACATTAGGTTTACGAATGGTTCAACATGAAAAAAATGCTCAAAAAATAAGTGAATTTTTACGATGTTGTGACGATGTGAAAGATGTTTTATACCCGGGACGCGGTGGGATGCTTTCTTTTCGATTGCAGAAAGAAGAATGGGTCAATCCATTTTTGCAAAACTTACAGCTGATTACATTTGCAGAAAGTTTAGGAGGAGTAGAAAGTTTTATCACCTATCCGGCAACACAAACCCATATGGATATGCCTTATGAAGTACGTTTGGCTAATGGAGTTTGTAATCGGTTGTTAAGGTTTTCTGTTGGGACGGAGGGAACCGAAGATTTAATCAGGGATTTACAAAACGCGTTTAAAAAAATGAAGGAGTGA